GATTCTGCGCGAAAGTGAGAACCTCAGAGCTAAACTATTCCCTGATCAAAGCCTGCAAGGAACCCTCCGCATCGGGGCGATCCCCACCATCGCACCCTATGTCATTACGACCTTGGTAAGCGAACTCAACAAACAACTGCCACAGATTGCGATCGAACTGGTCGAAGACCAAACTCAGGTCCTGGTCCAGCGCTTGGGACAAAACGAAATCAGCTGCGCGATCGTCAGTGACGTGCACCTCAAAGATCGTAAAACCTGGTCGATCCAGCTGAAAGAACTGTTTCAGGAACCGATCGTGCTCGCCCTGCCTGAACGTCACCCACTGGCCACTCGCCGTAAACGCCCCAGTGTCGAAGAGATCGACGCCGAAGAGCTCATCTACCTCAAGGAAGGCCATTGTCTGCTCGATCAAACCCTGAAAGTCTGCCGCGTTAAACAACCCGGACAACGGCTGAAATGCGATCAATTGGAAACCGCGCTCACGATGGTAGCCGCCGGAGTTGGCGTTGCCGTTGTGCCCAAGCTCGCCACCTTGCGCCACCCGATGCAAGGGCTCGTGATCCGCCCCTTCAGCCCTCCACAACCAACCCGCATGGTCGGACTCATGAGGAAACGTAGCAGCGGAGCCTCTCAACTGGTCGACCGGCTGATTGATATCATGGATCACATCGACTTCGGCAATGTCGAAAAAACCTGAAAACCTATCAAAGGATTTCTGCAAGCACCCGATCTAACCAACGTTCCAATTCCGTCGTCAAGGCCTCGCGGTTCTCATCGGAAAACAGTTCATGCAGCCCACCGTCAAAGGTGACGTAATGTTTGTATGATTCATCACGGGACGGATAACGCTGGAAAAAGGCATGACTAAGAGAGGCCGGACACACAGGATCATCGCCCCCCTGGGTCAAAAGCAAACGAACGTCTTCTGGTGCATCTTCACAAGACGACTGCAGCAAATCACTGGCATCAAGCAAGACCTTCGCCCAGCCCAGCGAAATGCGACTATGCCATAAAGGGCGATCCGACCGCTCAACATCCCCTGCCCTAGACATGCTCCCTGCTTGCTCGACGCAGCCTTGCTCATCCTTCTGGCGGCACATCGAGGACGTCACTCCGGTGGAAATGGTTATTTTGGGAAACCAGGAAGCCAGCCACTGAACAGCATTCACCAAACTCCGGGGACGACCACAGGTCGGTTGAATCAACGGGGCATTGATCCACGCCATGCTCGGAGATCGAAACTGACCTTGTCCTGCGAGCACCAAATGCCTTGCAGCTAACAAACCACCCATGGAATGCCCCATCACCGCGTATGGCATTCCATCAAACAATGCGAGACTGCTCCGAATGACGGCATTCAACAACGCTTCGTCACCACCGTGCCCTCGCCGCCCCGGACTGTGACCGTGACCGGGAAAATCCGTTATCACACATGCAACCCCGCGCTCTGTGAAAGGTGCCAGCACCTCGGGGTATCGGTCGGCATAGTCCCCTTGGCCATGATAAAAAAGTGCCCCCATCCGGATGGGCACCCCCTCATCCGGCGACATCGTCAACCGGTGCAAGAGGTGTCCATTGATATTCACTCGATGCTCGGCAACCTTCATTATTTCAAAGACGCTGCCAGCTGTTTCAATAAATCCGCATCTTCAGAACGCCCCAAGGAGCCAAGACTGTAGTGCATCTCCAACAAATACCTGGCAAGCACATCGCCCAAGTAACACGGCATCACAATCGATGCCCGAGCTTTGTCCGAAATATTCAAACTCCCCCCCAACAAATCCTCGATATCAAAGCGACGTCCGTTGTGGGCACAATCCACCAAACAGGCCCGCCCCAAGTCATGCA
This genomic stretch from Oceaniferula marina harbors:
- a CDS encoding LysR family transcriptional regulator: MELRQLRYFVTAVELGSISKAADACRVAQPSMSQQLSVLEHTLGVRLLERSSRGVTTTEQGERILDHARMILRESENLRAKLFPDQSLQGTLRIGAIPTIAPYVITTLVSELNKQLPQIAIELVEDQTQVLVQRLGQNEISCAIVSDVHLKDRKTWSIQLKELFQEPIVLALPERHPLATRRKRPSVEEIDAEELIYLKEGHCLLDQTLKVCRVKQPGQRLKCDQLETALTMVAAGVGVAVVPKLATLRHPMQGLVIRPFSPPQPTRMVGLMRKRSSGASQLVDRLIDIMDHIDFGNVEKT
- a CDS encoding alpha/beta fold hydrolase, with the translated sequence MKVAEHRVNINGHLLHRLTMSPDEGVPIRMGALFYHGQGDYADRYPEVLAPFTERGVACVITDFPGHGHSPGRRGHGGDEALLNAVIRSSLALFDGMPYAVMGHSMGGLLAARHLVLAGQGQFRSPSMAWINAPLIQPTCGRPRSLVNAVQWLASWFPKITISTGVTSSMCRQKDEQGCVEQAGSMSRAGDVERSDRPLWHSRISLGWAKVLLDASDLLQSSCEDAPEDVRLLLTQGGDDPVCPASLSHAFFQRYPSRDESYKHYVTFDGGLHELFSDENREALTTELERWLDRVLAEIL